In Streptomyces capitiformicae, one genomic interval encodes:
- a CDS encoding substrate-binding periplasmic protein: MIRVRPLVAVLSAILLLSTVAACGGDGDDEPKNVSAKTAALGTLTPGVIKVAVQPYAPYTSVQGDKIVGLDGDILHHVAEKLGLEVEPQVTDFAGMLAGVQSRRVDITIGGVAWTADRQKEGLFTDPPYYSPPAMAVRGGKTYKTVDDLEGLDLGTVEGYVWVKSIQAVPDAKLHAYPDANGVFDDLGAGRLDVGFLDPLIIIAAQKERPDLSIETQYLTPPTAAQVKAEPAYQYFQPYQTGFYLPKKATKLEQAISEQIDAMYADGEMEKLVEKYGGDPEQFLKPAADVATARRGVDRPEDWTPPSIAQ; encoded by the coding sequence ATGATCCGTGTGCGTCCACTTGTCGCGGTACTGTCCGCGATCCTCCTGCTGTCGACCGTCGCCGCCTGCGGTGGCGACGGCGACGACGAGCCCAAGAACGTCTCCGCGAAGACCGCCGCCCTGGGCACCCTCACCCCCGGCGTGATCAAGGTGGCCGTACAGCCGTACGCGCCGTACACCAGCGTCCAGGGCGACAAGATCGTCGGCCTGGACGGCGACATCCTCCACCACGTGGCCGAAAAGCTCGGGTTGGAGGTCGAACCCCAGGTGACGGACTTCGCGGGCATGCTCGCCGGAGTGCAGTCCCGCCGCGTGGACATCACCATCGGTGGTGTCGCCTGGACGGCGGACCGGCAGAAGGAAGGCCTGTTCACCGATCCGCCCTACTACTCGCCGCCGGCGATGGCCGTCCGCGGCGGGAAGACGTACAAGACGGTCGACGATCTGGAAGGGCTCGACCTGGGGACCGTCGAGGGGTACGTCTGGGTCAAGTCCATCCAGGCCGTGCCCGACGCGAAACTGCACGCCTACCCCGACGCCAACGGTGTCTTCGACGACCTCGGCGCGGGCCGCCTCGACGTCGGCTTCCTCGACCCGCTGATCATCATCGCGGCACAGAAGGAGCGCCCCGACCTGAGCATCGAAACGCAGTACCTGACCCCGCCGACCGCCGCCCAGGTCAAGGCCGAGCCCGCCTACCAGTACTTCCAGCCGTACCAGACCGGCTTCTACCTCCCGAAGAAGGCCACGAAGCTGGAGCAGGCGATCTCCGAGCAGATCGACGCCATGTACGCCGACGGCGAGATGGAGAAGCTCGTCGAGAAGTACGGCGGCGATCCCGAGCAGTTCCTGAAGCCCGCCGCCGATGTCGCCACCGCACGCCGGGGCGTGGACCGGCCCGAAGACTGGACGCCGCCGTCCATCGCGCAGTGA
- a CDS encoding CdaR family transcriptional regulator → MLSPSLAQEIAGDTSAVIGFNVLITDAEGMVIGSGDSSRVGTFHEASVEVIRTQEPAAHSASEAHRLRGVRPGVTLPLVTDGQAVGTVGITGTPAQVRRFGLLVKRQTEILLRESVMLRSRLLAERATEKLLADIAAYDPQVVEGDFLVFRAAELGFDLRLPRVAVAFEVTVTGPGNRRYGAPARDMALARSELLRTVREVFADLQDIVAAAAPGRLVVLHRVHPDRPAESLVVDCGRVIDAIAAQGALSARAGVGEPADTVAGLHDSYQDARDALHLTARRAGASPVRLISELRVHQVLAAVGQPARNRLLERTTADLRAQPDWPVLRDTVTAWCESGFNLVRAAAALHVHRNTVVYRMQKIEQVTGRPLRDHRASMALYLACLADEMGGAGAAAAP, encoded by the coding sequence GTGCTGAGCCCTTCACTCGCGCAGGAGATCGCCGGGGACACCTCCGCGGTCATCGGCTTCAACGTGCTGATCACCGATGCGGAGGGCATGGTCATCGGCAGCGGCGACAGCAGCCGCGTGGGCACCTTCCACGAGGCGTCCGTGGAGGTGATCCGCACTCAGGAACCCGCCGCGCACAGCGCGTCCGAGGCCCATCGGCTGCGGGGCGTACGGCCGGGTGTCACCTTGCCGCTGGTCACGGACGGGCAGGCGGTGGGCACGGTCGGGATCACCGGTACGCCCGCCCAGGTGCGGCGCTTCGGCCTGCTGGTGAAACGTCAGACGGAGATCCTGCTGCGGGAGTCCGTCATGCTGCGCTCCCGGCTGCTCGCCGAACGGGCCACCGAGAAACTCCTCGCCGACATCGCCGCGTACGACCCCCAGGTCGTCGAGGGCGACTTCCTGGTCTTCCGGGCCGCCGAGCTGGGCTTCGACCTGCGGCTGCCCCGGGTGGCGGTGGCGTTCGAGGTGACCGTGACAGGCCCGGGCAACCGCCGGTACGGGGCACCCGCGCGGGACATGGCGCTGGCCCGTTCCGAGCTGCTCCGCACGGTCCGTGAGGTGTTCGCCGACCTCCAGGACATCGTCGCGGCGGCGGCGCCCGGCCGGCTCGTCGTCCTGCACCGGGTCCACCCCGACCGGCCGGCGGAGTCACTGGTCGTCGACTGCGGACGGGTCATCGACGCCATCGCGGCCCAGGGTGCCCTCTCGGCGCGGGCGGGTGTCGGTGAACCGGCCGACACCGTCGCCGGGCTGCACGATTCCTACCAGGACGCCCGGGACGCTCTCCATCTGACCGCGCGCCGGGCGGGCGCCTCGCCGGTCCGCCTGATCTCCGAGCTGCGCGTGCACCAGGTCCTCGCGGCGGTCGGCCAGCCCGCCCGCAACCGTCTGCTCGAACGGACCACCGCGGACCTGCGGGCCCAGCCGGACTGGCCGGTGCTCCGCGACACGGTCACAGCCTGGTGCGAGAGCGGCTTCAACCTCGTACGCGCGGCCGCGGCCCTGCATGTCCATCGCAACACCGTCGTCTACCGCATGCAGAAGATAGAGCAGGTCACCGGGCGTCCCCTGCGGGACCACCGCGCGTCCATGGCCCTGTATCTCGCCTGTCTGGCCGACGAGATGGGCGGCGCCGGCGCGGCCGCGGCGCCCTGA
- a CDS encoding lysophospholipid acyltransferase family protein, producing the protein MFYYLLKYVLLGPLLRLVFRPRIEGLEHVPASGAAIVAGNHLSFSDHFLMPAILKRRITFLAKAEYFTGPGLKGRLTAFFFRSAGQIPVDRSGKEAGQAAIREGLGVLSKDELLGIYPEGTRSHDGRLYKGKVGVAVMALKARVPVIPCAMIGTFEAQPPGKVIPNIHPVVIRFGKPLDFSRYEGMENEKAILRAITDEIMYAILSLSEQEYVDQYAAVVKAEEAAAAKDEKAGKERKFPRMPLS; encoded by the coding sequence GTGTTCTATTACCTGCTCAAGTACGTGCTGCTTGGCCCGCTGCTGAGACTGGTCTTCCGGCCTCGGATCGAGGGCCTCGAGCACGTACCGGCGTCGGGCGCGGCCATCGTCGCCGGTAACCACCTGTCCTTTTCCGACCACTTCCTGATGCCCGCGATCCTGAAGCGGCGCATCACCTTCCTGGCGAAGGCCGAGTACTTCACCGGGCCGGGCCTCAAGGGCAGGCTGACGGCGTTCTTCTTCCGCAGCGCGGGGCAGATCCCGGTCGACCGCTCCGGCAAGGAGGCGGGCCAGGCCGCGATCCGCGAGGGGCTCGGTGTGCTGAGCAAGGACGAGCTGCTCGGCATCTACCCGGAGGGCACGCGCTCGCACGACGGCCGCCTCTACAAGGGCAAGGTCGGTGTGGCGGTCATGGCGCTCAAGGCCCGGGTGCCCGTCATCCCCTGCGCGATGATCGGCACCTTCGAGGCACAGCCGCCGGGCAAGGTCATCCCGAACATCCACCCCGTCGTCATCCGCTTCGGCAAGCCGCTGGACTTCTCCCGCTATGAGGGCATGGAGAACGAGAAGGCCATCCTGCGGGCCATCACCGACGAGATCATGTACGCGATCCTCTCGCTCTCGGAGCAGGAGTACGTCGACCAGTACGCGGCCGTCGTGAAGGCGGAGGAGGCCGCGGCGGCGAAGGACGAGAAGGCGGGCAAGGAGCGGAAGTTCCCGCGTATGCCGCTGAGTTGA
- a CDS encoding NAD-dependent epimerase/dehydratase family protein, whose amino-acid sequence MVIGATGQIGRVAVGALARDGWEVTAVSRGGGRDEGWPAGVRAVGADRGDDTELAAVIGDGCDVLVDMVAYGPEHARQLTSFADRIGSAVVISSVSVYEDDKGRNFDTQAEPDGFPVYPVPLGESQRTIQPGEASYSTRKAGLERELLAVGDRLPTTLLRAGAIHGPHCRTPRELYFVKRNLDARRRRVIAYGGESRFHPASVHNIAELIRLAAVRPGTRALNAVDPDAPTAAEIAAAIDAVMGVETETVLVDGPPPAPSVGDTPWSVPVPVVCDMSAAERELGYRPVVRYVETLPDTVAWIERRLAGGRDWREAYPKMFQAYGDLFDYAAEDTWLKS is encoded by the coding sequence GTGGTGATCGGAGCGACGGGACAGATCGGACGCGTGGCCGTGGGCGCGCTGGCGCGGGACGGCTGGGAGGTGACCGCCGTCTCGCGGGGCGGCGGACGTGACGAGGGCTGGCCCGCCGGGGTACGGGCCGTCGGAGCCGACCGCGGCGACGACACGGAGCTGGCCGCCGTGATCGGCGACGGCTGTGACGTACTGGTCGACATGGTCGCGTACGGACCCGAGCACGCCCGGCAGTTGACGTCGTTCGCCGACCGGATCGGCTCCGCCGTGGTCATCTCCAGCGTGTCGGTGTACGAGGACGACAAGGGCCGTAACTTCGACACCCAGGCGGAGCCGGACGGCTTCCCCGTATACCCCGTGCCACTCGGCGAGAGCCAGCGCACGATCCAGCCCGGCGAGGCCTCGTACAGCACCCGCAAGGCGGGCCTGGAGCGCGAACTCCTCGCCGTCGGCGACCGGTTGCCCACGACGCTGCTGCGCGCGGGCGCCATCCACGGGCCCCACTGCCGTACACCCCGCGAGCTGTACTTCGTCAAGCGCAACCTGGACGCACGGCGCCGCCGGGTCATCGCGTACGGCGGTGAGAGCCGCTTCCATCCGGCGAGCGTCCACAACATCGCCGAGCTGATCCGGCTGGCCGCCGTGCGGCCGGGAACGCGGGCGCTGAACGCGGTCGACCCCGACGCGCCGACCGCCGCGGAGATCGCGGCGGCGATCGACGCGGTGATGGGCGTCGAGACCGAGACCGTTCTGGTGGACGGCCCCCCTCCGGCGCCCTCCGTCGGCGACACCCCGTGGTCCGTCCCCGTACCGGTGGTGTGTGACATGTCCGCTGCCGAACGGGAGTTGGGCTACCGCCCGGTGGTCCGGTATGTGGAGACGCTGCCGGACACCGTCGCGTGGATCGAACGGCGATTGGCGGGCGGCCGGGACTGGCGGGAGGCGTATCCCAAGATGTTCCAGGCCTACGGGGACCTCTTCGACTACGCGGCGGAGGACACCTGGCTGAAGTCCTGA
- a CDS encoding alpha/beta hydrolase, translating to MRPRRRAAAFGSAGALVTATLIAGAVTAPVANAAETARTVQDREAKGVAVAAAKAAKKGIKWQDCPESWGLEKPIMCGWVSVPLDYAKPNGKQIKIAVDRIGNTGRKKERQGALVYNPGGPGGSGLRFPRRVTTKNPLWANVAKAYDFVGFDPRGVGKSAPISCVDPQQFVKAPKMDPVPDSEADKLKQRGLAADYAAGCKKRSGAMLPYMTTPNTARDLDVIRAALGEKKLNFLGVSYGTYIAAVYGTLFPTHVRRMVADSVVNPSREKIWYQANLDQDVAFEMRWKDWTKWVAKHDATYHLGDTQAKVQANWLKLRATAKKNPIGGLVGPAELISFFQSAPYYDSAWAPTAQVWSKYAAGDTQALVDAAAPDLTDTAGNAASENGNAVYTAVECTDAKWPTSWKKWDRDNTRLHKNYPFMTWANAWMNLPCATWQSKQYTPVEVKTKKGLPPVLIVQSTRDAATPYGGAVELHKRFKGSRLITETKAGSHGVTSLTNPCVNQRVDTYLLTGKVGKADVKCAPHATPTP from the coding sequence ATGAGACCGAGGAGGCGAGCGGCGGCCTTCGGGTCCGCCGGAGCGCTCGTCACGGCGACTCTGATAGCCGGCGCCGTCACGGCGCCGGTGGCCAACGCCGCCGAGACGGCCCGCACGGTCCAGGACCGCGAGGCCAAGGGTGTGGCCGTCGCCGCGGCCAAGGCGGCGAAGAAGGGCATCAAGTGGCAGGACTGCCCTGAGAGCTGGGGCCTGGAGAAGCCCATCATGTGCGGCTGGGTCAGCGTGCCGCTCGACTACGCCAAGCCGAACGGCAAGCAGATCAAGATCGCCGTGGACCGTATCGGCAACACCGGCAGGAAGAAGGAGCGCCAGGGCGCCCTCGTCTACAACCCGGGCGGACCGGGCGGCTCGGGTCTGCGCTTCCCGCGCCGGGTCACCACGAAGAACCCGCTGTGGGCGAACGTCGCCAAGGCGTACGACTTCGTGGGCTTCGACCCCCGTGGTGTCGGCAAGTCGGCGCCCATCTCCTGTGTCGACCCGCAGCAGTTCGTGAAGGCGCCCAAGATGGACCCGGTCCCGGACTCCGAGGCCGACAAGCTCAAGCAGCGGGGGCTCGCCGCCGACTACGCGGCCGGCTGCAAGAAGCGCAGCGGCGCGATGCTGCCGTACATGACGACACCGAACACCGCGCGTGACCTGGACGTCATCCGGGCCGCCCTCGGTGAGAAGAAGCTCAACTTCCTCGGCGTCTCCTACGGCACCTACATCGCCGCCGTCTACGGCACCCTCTTCCCGACCCATGTGCGGCGCATGGTCGCCGACAGCGTGGTGAACCCCTCGCGGGAGAAGATCTGGTACCAGGCCAACCTGGACCAGGACGTCGCCTTCGAGATGCGCTGGAAGGACTGGACGAAGTGGGTCGCGAAGCACGACGCGACGTACCACCTCGGCGACACCCAGGCCAAGGTGCAGGCGAACTGGCTGAAGCTGCGCGCCACCGCGAAGAAGAACCCCATCGGCGGGCTCGTCGGCCCGGCCGAGCTGATCTCCTTCTTCCAGAGCGCCCCGTACTACGACTCCGCGTGGGCGCCCACCGCGCAGGTGTGGAGCAAGTACGCCGCCGGTGACACCCAGGCGCTGGTCGACGCCGCCGCCCCGGACCTCACCGACACCGCCGGCAACGCGGCCTCGGAGAACGGCAACGCCGTCTACACCGCGGTCGAGTGCACCGACGCCAAGTGGCCCACCAGCTGGAAGAAGTGGGACCGCGACAACACCCGGCTGCACAAGAACTACCCGTTCATGACGTGGGCCAACGCCTGGATGAACCTGCCGTGCGCCACCTGGCAGTCCAAGCAGTACACGCCCGTGGAGGTGAAGACCAAGAAGGGCCTGCCGCCCGTCCTGATCGTCCAGTCCACGCGTGACGCGGCCACCCCGTACGGGGGCGCCGTCGAACTGCACAAGCGGTTCAAGGGTTCCCGTCTGATCACCGAGACGAAGGCCGGCTCGCACGGCGTGACGAGCCTGACCAACCCGTGCGTCAACCAGCGCGTGGACACCTACCTGCTCACCGGCAAGGTGGGCAAGGCCGATGTGAAGTGCGCCCCGCACGCCACGCCGACGCCGTAG
- a CDS encoding urease accessory protein UreD, translating into MTTAGVRATARIAARLDGRGTTVLPVLESDGPLALRRTRGRGDEARVMLVGAMSGPLGGDRFAVEAGVGACARLHLGSAAATIALPGQSKGEARYDVRIDVAAGGELRWLPEQLISAQGSDLCVSTRVDLAAGARLVFREEQVLGRAGEEPGRLSSRLTVRLDGRTLLDQEVACGPGAPGGWDGPAVLGGHRALGQLVVVRPEFGERTPESRVLGESAALTPLVGPAVLVTALAPDALRLRRVLDEALAALDG; encoded by the coding sequence ATGACGACGGCCGGAGTCAGGGCCACCGCACGGATCGCGGCCCGCCTCGACGGTCGGGGCACCACGGTCCTGCCCGTGCTGGAGAGCGACGGCCCGCTCGCGCTGCGCCGTACCCGGGGACGTGGCGACGAAGCGCGCGTCATGCTCGTCGGCGCCATGAGCGGGCCGCTCGGCGGTGACCGTTTCGCCGTGGAGGCGGGGGTCGGCGCGTGCGCCCGGCTGCACCTCGGGTCGGCCGCCGCGACGATCGCGCTGCCGGGGCAGAGCAAGGGCGAGGCACGCTACGACGTACGGATCGACGTCGCCGCCGGAGGCGAACTGCGGTGGCTCCCCGAGCAGTTGATCTCGGCGCAGGGCAGCGATCTGTGTGTGTCGACGCGCGTGGACCTTGCCGCCGGTGCGCGACTCGTCTTCCGCGAGGAGCAGGTGCTCGGGCGGGCCGGTGAGGAGCCGGGGCGGCTGAGCAGCCGGCTCACCGTGCGGCTGGACGGGCGTACGCTGCTCGACCAGGAGGTGGCCTGCGGGCCGGGGGCGCCCGGTGGCTGGGACGGTCCCGCCGTGCTCGGCGGGCATCGCGCGCTGGGGCAACTCGTCGTCGTACGACCGGAGTTCGGGGAGCGGACGCCCGAGTCGAGGGTGCTGGGGGAGTCCGCCGCGCTCACTCCGCTCGTCGGGCCCGCCGTCCTCGTGACCGCCCTCGCGCCCGACGCGCTGCGGCTGCGGCGCGTACTCGACGAGGCCCTTGCCGCACTCGACGGTTGA
- the ureG gene encoding urease accessory protein UreG → MHLGHDHSHDGPSAVSADARRPDGSRRALRIGLGGPVGSGKTATVAALCRALRDELSLAVVTNDIYTREDAEFLLREAVLPPERITAVETGACPHTAIRDDISANLEAVEDLEDEVGPLDLILVESGGDNLTATFSKGLVDAQIFVIDVAGGDDIPRKGGPGVTTADLLVVNKTDLAPYVGSDLTRMAADAKAQRAELPVAFQSLRSETGVAEVAGWVREKLAAWTA, encoded by the coding sequence ATGCATCTCGGTCACGATCACTCCCACGACGGGCCCTCCGCCGTCAGCGCTGACGCGCGTCGGCCCGACGGCTCCCGGCGAGCCCTGCGGATCGGGCTCGGCGGGCCGGTCGGGTCCGGTAAGACAGCGACCGTCGCCGCACTCTGCAGGGCCCTGCGGGATGAGCTCTCGCTCGCCGTCGTCACCAATGACATCTACACCCGCGAGGACGCCGAGTTCCTGCTCCGCGAGGCCGTGTTGCCGCCCGAGCGGATCACCGCTGTCGAGACAGGCGCCTGCCCGCACACCGCCATCCGGGACGACATCTCCGCGAATCTCGAAGCCGTGGAGGATCTGGAGGACGAGGTGGGTCCCCTCGACCTCATCCTCGTCGAGTCCGGCGGTGACAACCTCACCGCCACCTTCTCCAAGGGCCTCGTCGACGCGCAGATCTTCGTCATCGATGTGGCCGGCGGGGACGACATTCCGCGGAAGGGCGGTCCCGGCGTCACCACCGCCGACCTGCTCGTCGTGAACAAGACGGACCTCGCGCCGTATGTCGGGTCCGACCTCACCCGGATGGCCGCGGACGCGAAGGCACAGCGGGCGGAGCTGCCGGTGGCGTTCCAGTCGCTCAGGAGCGAGACGGGGGTCGCGGAGGTCGCGGGCTGGGTGAGGGAGAAGCTCGCGGCGTGGACGGCATGA
- a CDS encoding urease accessory protein UreF, with protein sequence MSRATLLVLADGRFPAGGHAHSGGAEAAVKSGLISGADGLEAFCRGRLHTAGLVSAALAAAAALGVDPVALDSAADARTPSLALRVASRKLGRQLMRAARATWPSGELDVVAREFPKGAHQPVVLGVAARAAGLGPDDAAYCSAYESVSGPASAVVRLLSLDPFEATGVLARLAPEADRVVGVAVEAARGAVGDGVDALPAASAPLLEIGAEAHAAWPVRLFAS encoded by the coding sequence ATGTCCAGGGCAACTCTTCTCGTCCTGGCCGACGGCCGCTTTCCTGCCGGAGGGCATGCGCACTCCGGTGGGGCCGAGGCTGCCGTCAAGAGTGGGCTGATCAGCGGGGCGGACGGGTTGGAGGCGTTCTGCCGGGGGCGGCTGCACACCGCGGGGTTGGTGTCGGCGGCCCTGGCCGCCGCCGCCGCGCTCGGTGTTGATCCGGTCGCTTTGGACAGCGCCGCCGATGCCCGTACGCCGTCCCTCGCCCTGCGGGTCGCCTCGCGGAAGCTGGGGCGGCAGTTGATGCGGGCGGCTCGGGCGACGTGGCCCTCCGGGGAACTGGATGTGGTGGCACGGGAGTTTCCCAAGGGCGCGCATCAGCCGGTGGTGTTGGGAGTGGCGGCGCGGGCGGCGGGGCTGGGGCCGGATGACGCGGCGTACTGCTCGGCGTACGAGAGTGTCAGTGGGCCGGCGAGTGCGGTGGTGCGGTTGCTGAGTCTGGATCCGTTCGAGGCGACCGGGGTGTTGGCGCGGTTGGCGCCGGAGGCTGATCGGGTGGTGGGTGTTGCGGTTGAGGCGGCTCGGGGGGCGGTCGGCGATGGGGTGGATGCCTTGCCTGCGGCTTCCGCTCCGCTGTTGGAGATCGGGGCGGAGGCGCATGCCGCGTGGCCGGTTCGGTTGTTCGCCTCGTGA
- a CDS encoding urease subunit alpha yields MPEISRAAYADLFGPTTGDRIRLADTDLLVEIEEDRSGGPGLAGDEAVFGGGKVIRESMGQARATRAEGTPDTVITGAVIIDHWGIVKADIGIRDGRITGIGKAGNPDTMDGVHPELVIGPETEIIAGNGRIVTAGAIDAHVHFICPQIADEALSAGITTLVGGGTGPAEGSKATTVTPGPWHLARMLEAMEQYPLNIGFLGKGNTVSHEAMLSQIRGGALGLKLHEDWGSTPAVIDASLTVADQTGIQVAIHTDTLNEAGFVGDTLAAIAGRGIHAYHTEGAGGGHAPDIMTVVSEPHVLPSSTNPTRPYTVNTAEEHLDMLMVCHHLNAAVPEDLAFAESRIRPSTIGAEDILHDLGAISIISSDSQAMGRVGEVILRTWQTAHVMKRRRGALPGDGRADNRRVRRYVAKYTINPALAQGLAREIGSVESGKLADLVVWEPAFFGVKPQLVIKGGQIAYAQMGDANASIPTPQPILPRPMYGAIGRAPASNSFNFVAPLAIEDGLPERLSLGKRFVAIESTRGVTKADMRENDARPEVRVDPDSFAVHIDGELVEATPAAELPMAQRYFLF; encoded by the coding sequence ATGCCTGAGATCTCGCGTGCCGCGTACGCCGACCTGTTCGGTCCCACCACCGGTGACCGTATCCGGCTCGCCGACACCGATCTGCTCGTCGAGATCGAGGAGGATCGTTCCGGCGGACCCGGGCTCGCCGGTGACGAGGCCGTCTTCGGCGGCGGCAAGGTCATCCGTGAATCCATGGGCCAGGCGCGTGCTACGCGCGCAGAAGGCACCCCGGACACGGTCATCACCGGCGCGGTGATCATCGACCACTGGGGCATCGTCAAGGCCGACATCGGCATCCGTGACGGCCGGATCACCGGCATCGGCAAGGCGGGCAACCCCGACACCATGGACGGGGTCCACCCCGAGCTGGTCATCGGCCCCGAGACGGAGATCATCGCGGGCAACGGGCGGATCGTCACCGCCGGAGCCATCGACGCGCACGTCCACTTCATCTGTCCGCAGATCGCCGACGAGGCGCTGTCGGCGGGCATCACGACGCTGGTCGGCGGCGGTACGGGTCCGGCCGAGGGCTCGAAGGCCACGACCGTTACACCCGGGCCCTGGCATCTGGCCCGCATGCTGGAGGCGATGGAGCAGTACCCGCTCAACATCGGGTTCCTGGGGAAGGGCAACACTGTCTCCCACGAGGCGATGCTGTCCCAGATCCGGGGTGGGGCGCTGGGCCTGAAGCTGCACGAGGACTGGGGTTCGACGCCGGCCGTCATCGACGCGTCCCTGACGGTCGCCGACCAGACCGGTATCCAGGTCGCCATCCACACCGACACGCTCAACGAGGCCGGGTTCGTCGGTGACACGCTCGCCGCGATCGCCGGACGAGGCATCCACGCGTACCACACCGAGGGTGCGGGCGGCGGGCACGCGCCCGACATCATGACCGTGGTCTCCGAGCCGCACGTCCTGCCCAGCTCCACCAACCCGACCCGGCCCTACACCGTCAACACCGCCGAGGAACACCTCGACATGTTGATGGTCTGCCACCACCTGAACGCGGCGGTGCCGGAGGACCTGGCCTTCGCCGAGTCCCGCATCCGGCCGTCCACCATCGGCGCCGAGGACATCCTCCACGACCTCGGAGCCATCTCGATCATCTCCTCCGACTCCCAGGCCATGGGCAGGGTCGGCGAGGTCATCCTGCGGACCTGGCAGACCGCGCATGTGATGAAGCGGAGGCGGGGCGCCCTGCCGGGTGACGGCCGCGCGGACAACCGTCGCGTACGTCGATATGTCGCCAAGTACACGATCAACCCCGCGCTCGCGCAGGGGCTCGCCCGGGAGATCGGCTCCGTCGAGAGCGGCAAGCTCGCCGACCTCGTGGTGTGGGAGCCCGCGTTCTTCGGGGTCAAGCCGCAGCTTGTGATCAAGGGCGGGCAGATCGCGTACGCGCAGATGGGCGACGCCAACGCCTCGATCCCGACGCCGCAGCCGATCCTTCCGCGGCCGATGTACGGTGCGATCGGGCGGGCTCCGGCGTCGAATTCGTTCAACTTCGTGGCGCCGCTGGCCATCGAGGACGGGCTGCCGGAGCGGCTGTCGCTGGGGAAGCGGTTCGTGGCGATCGAGTCGACGCGTGGGGTCACCAAGGCCGACATGCGCGAGAACGACGCGCGTCCCGAGGTACGGGTCGACCCCGACAGCTTCGCCGTGCACATCGACGGGGAGCTGGTGGAGGCCACGCCTGCCGCCGAACTGCCCATGGCGCAGCGGTACTTCCTCTTCTGA
- a CDS encoding urease subunit beta: MIPGEILFASGPIVYNEGREVTRLTVLNAADRPVQVGSHYHFAEANPGLEFDREAARGKRLNVAAGTAVRFEPGIPVDVELVSLTGARVVPGLRGETGGALDA, encoded by the coding sequence ATGATTCCCGGAGAGATCCTCTTCGCTTCAGGCCCGATCGTCTACAACGAGGGCCGTGAGGTCACCCGGCTGACCGTCCTCAACGCCGCCGACCGGCCCGTCCAGGTCGGCTCCCACTACCACTTCGCCGAGGCAAACCCCGGCCTGGAGTTCGACCGTGAGGCCGCGCGCGGCAAGCGGCTGAACGTCGCCGCCGGCACCGCCGTGCGCTTCGAGCCCGGGATCCCCGTCGACGTAGAACTCGTATCCCTCACCGGCGCCCGTGTCGTGCCCGGGCTGCGAGGGGAGACCGGAGGTGCCCTCGATGCCTGA
- a CDS encoding urease subunit gamma — MQLTPHEQERLLIHVAADVAEKRRARGVKLNHPEAVALITAHILEGARDGRTVAELMASGRKLLTRDDVMEGIPEMIHDVQVEATFPDGTKLVTVHDPIV, encoded by the coding sequence GTGCAACTGACCCCGCACGAGCAGGAGAGGCTGCTGATCCATGTGGCGGCGGACGTGGCCGAGAAGCGCCGGGCTCGAGGGGTGAAGCTGAACCACCCCGAAGCCGTCGCCCTGATCACGGCGCACATCCTCGAAGGCGCGCGGGACGGCCGTACGGTGGCCGAACTCATGGCGTCCGGGCGCAAACTGCTCACCCGCGACGACGTCATGGAGGGCATCCCCGAGATGATCCACGACGTCCAGGTCGAGGCGACCTTCCCGGACGGCACCAAGCTCGTCACCGTCCACGACCCGATCGTCTGA
- a CDS encoding type II toxin-antitoxin system Phd/YefM family antitoxin — protein sequence MAYEIPVTQARAELAELINRVVYGGERVVVTRHGKPLVALVSAADLEQLEALQEPAEEPVISAVSGVREVASAPREQQRFGITAEHRGSGAS from the coding sequence ATGGCCTACGAGATTCCGGTGACGCAAGCCAGGGCTGAGCTCGCCGAACTGATCAACCGCGTGGTCTACGGCGGCGAGCGCGTTGTCGTGACGCGGCACGGAAAGCCCCTCGTCGCTTTGGTCTCGGCCGCCGACCTGGAGCAGCTCGAAGCGCTCCAGGAGCCCGCCGAGGAGCCGGTCATCAGCGCGGTCTCCGGCGTCCGCGAGGTCGCGTCGGCCCCGCGCGAACAGCAGCGGTTCGGGATCACGGCGGAGCATCGGGGGAGCGGGGCGTCGTAG